Proteins encoded in a region of the Streptomyces sp. NBC_00310 genome:
- a CDS encoding MFS transporter, producing MTAPSVIRPTVRRVPATTFMLVAAWVVASLEGYDLAVYGVTVPAILGDPSLGIDKAEAGTIGSLVGIGMLIGAALAGALVHRTGPRRLLLVGTTVFSLGMAVCTFAAGVPSFGAGRLVVGLGLGVVLPTINAYVADLSEPGRRSRNVTLIMSGYAFGALLSPLLGTALLPDVSYRWLYVIGVIPVFLAIPLVLRLPESPFHLSRTGRTAEARVVEERLGLAPSDASPTADPGRRLGIGSLLTGGLALSTVLFWAMSFCGLLLVFGISTWLPSIMQAAGFSLGSALLQTAAMWLGVGVGAVVGGRVADALGAKRVVVVAFLVGTLSLVAMSTRPPTPVMFVLMFISGFGFIGSQILGNAFIVTRYPDALRGNGLAWALSIGRFGAIAGPTLGAFVLSSGADVEWAFYAFAVPALIGAFAAGAVPRVRAVTA from the coding sequence ATGACCGCACCGTCCGTCATACGCCCCACCGTCCGCAGAGTGCCCGCGACCACGTTCATGCTGGTAGCGGCCTGGGTCGTCGCGTCACTGGAGGGTTACGACCTCGCCGTGTACGGCGTCACCGTGCCCGCGATCCTGGGCGACCCCTCGCTCGGCATCGACAAGGCCGAGGCCGGCACCATCGGCTCGCTCGTCGGCATCGGGATGCTGATCGGCGCGGCCCTCGCCGGGGCCCTCGTCCACCGCACCGGCCCGCGCCGGCTCCTGCTCGTCGGCACCACCGTCTTCTCGCTCGGCATGGCGGTCTGCACGTTCGCCGCCGGCGTCCCGTCCTTCGGGGCCGGGCGCCTGGTCGTCGGCCTCGGCCTCGGCGTCGTCCTGCCGACGATCAACGCATACGTCGCCGACCTCAGCGAACCGGGCCGCCGCAGCCGCAACGTCACCCTGATCATGAGTGGCTACGCGTTCGGCGCCCTGCTCTCCCCGCTGCTCGGCACCGCCCTGCTGCCCGACGTCTCGTACCGCTGGCTGTACGTGATCGGCGTGATCCCGGTGTTCCTGGCCATACCGCTGGTGCTCCGGCTCCCGGAGAGCCCGTTCCACCTCAGCCGTACGGGCCGGACGGCCGAGGCGAGGGTGGTGGAGGAGCGGCTCGGTCTCGCCCCGTCGGACGCCTCCCCGACGGCGGACCCCGGTCGCCGGCTCGGTATCGGCTCGCTGCTGACGGGCGGACTCGCGCTCTCGACCGTGCTGTTCTGGGCGATGTCCTTCTGCGGACTGCTTCTGGTCTTCGGCATCAGCACCTGGCTGCCCAGCATCATGCAGGCCGCGGGCTTCTCCCTCGGCTCGGCGCTGCTGCAGACGGCCGCCATGTGGCTGGGCGTCGGTGTCGGGGCCGTCGTCGGCGGCCGGGTCGCGGACGCGCTGGGCGCCAAGCGTGTGGTGGTCGTCGCGTTCCTGGTCGGCACGCTGAGCCTGGTCGCGATGAGCACCCGCCCGCCGACGCCGGTCATGTTCGTGCTCATGTTCATCAGCGGGTTCGGGTTCATCGGCTCGCAGATCCTCGGCAACGCGTTCATCGTGACGCGCTACCCGGACGCCCTGCGCGGCAACGGCCTCGCCTGGGCCCTGTCGATCGGCCGCTTCGGCGCGATCGCCGGCCCGACCCTGGGCGCGTTCGTCCTCAGCTCGGGCGCCGACGTCGAGTGGGCCTTCTACGCCTTCGCCGTACCGGCACTGATCGGGGCGTTCGCGGCGGGCGCGGTACCCCGGGTGCGAGCGGTCACGGCATGA
- a CDS encoding maleylacetate reductase encodes MTRVAYESWGQRVVFGSGTVREDVAAEVAGLGASRVLVIAAEGERALAEDICKDVPVVATFGAVRPHVPAEVAGAVRAAAREHAADLLLSVGGGSTTGTAKAAALTTGLPILAVPTTYAGSEATPVWGLTEDGHKRTGVDPKVLPRIVVYDATLMLSLPTRLSVTSGLNALAHCVDAWWAPRHNPISSALAVEGVRSLASALPRIVADGQDVAARREILFGTYLGAVAFAGAGSGLHHKVCHVLGGAYDLEHAALHSVVLPHVVGLNLAAAPEAARHLGTALDSPTDPFGALLDLCTSLEPPCSLSELGLPEEELDRACDLVMAQVPDTNPRRVTRDEMRELLARAYRGDTPVTVPARVPLTALHTEERP; translated from the coding sequence ATGACGCGAGTCGCCTACGAGTCCTGGGGCCAGCGGGTCGTCTTCGGCTCGGGCACCGTACGGGAGGACGTGGCGGCCGAGGTCGCGGGACTCGGCGCGAGCCGGGTCCTGGTGATCGCGGCCGAGGGGGAACGCGCCCTGGCCGAGGACATCTGCAAGGACGTTCCCGTCGTGGCGACGTTCGGCGCCGTCAGACCGCACGTGCCGGCCGAGGTGGCGGGGGCCGTGCGGGCGGCAGCCCGTGAACACGCGGCCGACCTGCTGCTGAGCGTCGGCGGCGGCTCCACGACGGGCACCGCCAAGGCAGCCGCGCTCACCACCGGCCTGCCAATCCTCGCCGTCCCCACGACCTACGCCGGTTCCGAGGCAACCCCCGTCTGGGGCCTCACCGAGGACGGCCACAAGCGCACCGGCGTCGACCCGAAGGTGCTCCCCCGGATCGTCGTCTACGACGCGACGCTCATGCTGTCGCTGCCGACCCGCCTGTCAGTGACGTCGGGGCTCAACGCGCTCGCCCACTGCGTCGACGCGTGGTGGGCCCCCCGGCACAACCCGATCAGCTCCGCCCTGGCCGTCGAGGGCGTCCGCTCGCTGGCGTCCGCGCTGCCGCGCATCGTCGCCGACGGCCAGGACGTCGCGGCCCGCCGGGAGATCCTCTTCGGCACCTACCTCGGGGCGGTCGCCTTCGCGGGGGCCGGCTCCGGACTGCACCACAAGGTGTGCCACGTCCTCGGCGGCGCGTACGACCTCGAACACGCCGCCCTGCACTCGGTGGTCCTGCCGCACGTGGTCGGCCTCAACCTGGCCGCGGCACCCGAGGCGGCGCGGCATCTGGGAACGGCGCTCGACTCCCCCACGGATCCCTTCGGCGCACTGCTCGATCTCTGCACGAGCCTCGAACCCCCATGTTCGCTGAGCGAGTTGGGACTGCCCGAGGAGGAACTCGACCGGGCCTGCGACCTGGTCATGGCACAGGTACCGGACACCAACCCGCGGCGCGTGACCCGCGACGAGATGCGCGAGCTGCTGGCGCGCGCGTACCGCGGGGACACCCCGGTGACGGTCCCGGCGAGGGTCCCTCTCACCGCCCTGCACACGGAAGAGCGACCCTGA
- a CDS encoding dioxygenase family protein, producing the protein MTETTERELTDKVVASFGTAKDERFREVMQALVRHAHAFVRETRLTDDEWTAAIEFLTAAGHITTDTRQEFVLLSDVLGISMLTVAVNEPGLDESTESTVLGPFFVQDSPGIELGGDIAGGATGEPTWVEGRVTDTDGNPVPGARVEVWEADDDGMYDVQYDDAILAGRAHLFTDAEGRYRFWGLTPTPYPIPDDGPVGRLLDHAGRSPMRAPHLHFMVTAPGFRRLITHIFVADDPCLDADSVFGVKESLIRPFDRHEAGTPTPDSREPAGPWTSTTFDIVLRKE; encoded by the coding sequence ATGACCGAGACGACTGAACGGGAACTGACCGACAAGGTCGTCGCGAGCTTCGGCACCGCGAAGGACGAACGGTTCCGCGAGGTCATGCAGGCCCTCGTACGGCACGCCCACGCCTTCGTGCGCGAGACCAGGCTCACCGACGACGAATGGACCGCCGCGATCGAGTTCCTCACCGCGGCCGGTCACATCACGACCGACACCCGCCAGGAGTTCGTCCTCCTCTCGGACGTCCTCGGCATCTCCATGCTCACCGTCGCGGTGAACGAACCAGGCCTCGACGAGTCGACGGAGTCCACGGTCCTCGGCCCGTTCTTCGTCCAGGACTCGCCCGGGATCGAGCTCGGCGGGGACATCGCGGGCGGCGCGACCGGTGAGCCCACGTGGGTCGAGGGCCGGGTCACGGACACCGACGGCAACCCCGTCCCCGGCGCCCGCGTCGAGGTGTGGGAGGCCGACGACGACGGCATGTACGACGTCCAGTACGACGACGCGATCCTCGCGGGGCGCGCGCACCTGTTCACCGATGCCGAAGGCCGCTACCGGTTCTGGGGGCTCACCCCCACGCCGTACCCGATCCCGGACGACGGTCCCGTCGGCCGGCTCCTCGACCACGCCGGCCGCTCACCGATGCGCGCACCGCATCTGCACTTCATGGTGACGGCACCCGGCTTCCGGCGTCTCATCACGCACATCTTCGTGGCGGACGACCCCTGCCTGGACGCCGACTCCGTCTTCGGCGTGAAGGAGTCACTCATCCGTCCCTTCGACCGTCACGAGGCCGGTACGCCGACGCCGGACAGCCGGGAGCCGGCGGGCCCGTGGACCTCGACGACCTTCGACATCGTCCTCAGGAAGGAGTGA
- a CDS encoding DUF5707 domain-containing protein translates to MSKRILFSSLIGAVALGGVAAGGLALAAAPTEPTLEHGSARYTAPSDGSAGSFAYTVDVSDDSGIRSLKVLAWPASSKLDPTAAELRSADESAKCRSTSDESARCTYTLKVTKQEAADLAKGTWYVSVLATAKDGGTTFVPRAATFDLTR, encoded by the coding sequence ATGTCCAAGCGCATTCTCTTCTCGTCGCTCATCGGCGCCGTCGCCCTCGGCGGAGTGGCCGCCGGCGGCCTCGCCCTGGCCGCGGCCCCCACGGAGCCGACCCTGGAGCACGGCTCGGCTCGCTACACGGCTCCGTCCGACGGCAGCGCGGGCTCGTTCGCCTACACCGTGGACGTGAGCGACGACTCGGGCATCCGGAGCCTCAAGGTCCTTGCCTGGCCCGCGAGTTCGAAGCTCGACCCGACCGCGGCGGAGCTTCGCTCGGCGGATGAGAGCGCCAAGTGCCGGAGCACCTCGGACGAGAGCGCCCGCTGCACCTACACGCTGAAGGTCACGAAGCAGGAGGCGGCCGACCTGGCCAAGGGCACCTGGTACGTCTCGGTACTGGCGACGGCCAAGGACGGGGGCACGACGTTCGTGCCCCGCGCCGCCACGTTCGACCTCACACGCTGA
- a CDS encoding histidine kinase gives MNRTDDRLFPVLLICAQAVVWPGAPLVRGAVPAPMMASLLVAALVAGVVTAALALRRTRPVATLVVVAAACALGAGPLPAGATAVLGTAGVALALFTVATERDAFTAVLCVVALAVWQLLQGISLHGLSDRDGLDLVLTALLYAAACGAGLLVRRTRRARRAAEHLLKRAESERHRLPAVERRRMERELHDVSAHHLTAVVVTAGAALGLRDRRPELAEEALEFAVETGREVTRALGAVRAPAPSRGDVPAPEERLLDLVAGFRRLDQQVDCEIDPLPDGAVAEAAYGIVREALTNVARYAPGAHTRVLCRYGDTRTDVVVTSTTPTAGAVAHGAGLGGGRGQGFLRSRAREAGGTVHSGPTAEGGWEVRAVLPGRTATTVEPPAPRTYRVAQVVAAAGLVLQPLLPVLVIRAEETSSATRVSAGVFFALLAAGQAVALLWLRRAPRTAYGMLLGLALLWPVAMAVGNYSGPVLLPPALSLLATCAALAREPSRTATPRKGRGVVSKRGSAARGVPQERESDQPPPARSRVTLLLLTVLVHAAAATTAVLDRGTAAPLWTVIAGTTVGATLTVTAAHLAGRRRTRRRQADRRAHDERLAAWTEEAVRDAWTERRRIASGLETTVLARTADMVTEAEAGRLDATATRAREALAAMRTLLDTVREGETGAELRPQPTLQALDLLAHQLRATGRDIEIRLTDRVPERLPTAVDLAAYRAAETVLAAGGEEPAMLELDVNNDTLTLTATGVPRAADSAVRERLTTRVAALGGTVTTGPQGTVRLRLPLAVAQDTPDSEERHR, from the coding sequence ATGAATCGAACCGACGACCGGCTGTTCCCGGTCCTGCTGATCTGCGCCCAGGCCGTGGTGTGGCCCGGGGCGCCGCTGGTACGCGGGGCCGTCCCGGCCCCCATGATGGCCTCCCTTCTCGTGGCGGCCCTGGTCGCCGGGGTGGTGACGGCCGCGCTCGCCCTGCGCCGTACCCGCCCGGTGGCCACCCTCGTCGTGGTCGCCGCCGCCTGCGCGCTGGGTGCCGGACCGCTGCCCGCCGGGGCGACGGCGGTGCTCGGGACCGCGGGTGTCGCGCTGGCTCTGTTCACCGTGGCGACCGAACGCGACGCCTTCACCGCCGTGCTGTGCGTGGTGGCGCTGGCCGTCTGGCAGCTCCTGCAGGGCATCAGCCTGCACGGGCTCAGCGACCGCGACGGGCTCGACCTCGTCCTGACGGCTCTGCTGTACGCCGCTGCGTGCGGCGCCGGCCTGCTCGTACGGCGAACTCGTCGCGCACGGCGAGCGGCCGAACACCTGCTGAAGCGGGCCGAGTCCGAGCGCCACCGGCTCCCGGCGGTCGAACGGCGCCGTATGGAACGGGAGTTGCACGACGTCAGCGCCCACCATCTGACGGCCGTGGTGGTCACGGCGGGAGCGGCCCTCGGGTTGCGCGACCGGCGCCCCGAACTGGCCGAGGAGGCACTGGAGTTCGCGGTCGAGACCGGCCGCGAGGTCACCCGCGCGCTCGGCGCGGTACGAGCGCCGGCGCCCTCCCGCGGGGATGTGCCGGCACCGGAGGAACGGCTGTTGGACCTGGTCGCCGGGTTCCGGCGCCTGGACCAGCAGGTGGACTGCGAGATCGACCCCTTGCCGGACGGCGCCGTCGCGGAGGCGGCGTACGGCATCGTGCGCGAGGCGCTGACCAACGTCGCACGGTATGCCCCCGGCGCGCATACGAGGGTGCTGTGCCGGTACGGCGACACGCGCACCGACGTCGTGGTCACCAGCACGACCCCAACGGCCGGTGCGGTGGCGCACGGCGCGGGACTCGGCGGCGGCCGCGGGCAGGGCTTCCTGCGCTCCCGGGCACGGGAGGCGGGCGGCACGGTGCACAGCGGCCCGACGGCGGAGGGCGGTTGGGAGGTACGGGCGGTACTGCCGGGCCGGACGGCCACGACGGTGGAACCGCCCGCGCCGAGGACCTACCGCGTGGCGCAGGTGGTGGCGGCGGCGGGCCTGGTCCTGCAGCCGCTGTTGCCCGTGCTGGTCATCCGGGCCGAGGAGACGTCGAGCGCGACGCGGGTATCCGCGGGTGTCTTCTTCGCCCTGCTGGCGGCGGGCCAGGCGGTGGCCCTGCTGTGGCTGCGGAGGGCTCCGCGGACGGCGTACGGGATGCTGCTGGGGCTGGCGCTGTTGTGGCCGGTGGCGATGGCGGTGGGGAACTACAGCGGCCCGGTCCTCCTCCCGCCCGCGCTGAGCCTGTTGGCCACGTGCGCGGCCCTCGCGAGGGAACCGAGCCGAACCGCAACGCCCCGAAAAGGGCGCGGAGTTGTATCGAAACGCGGCTCAGCCGCGAGGGGGGTCCCCCAGGAGCGGGAGAGCGACCAGCCCCCACCGGCCCGCAGTCGCGTCACGCTCCTTCTCCTCACGGTGCTGGTGCACGCCGCGGCCGCCACCACCGCGGTTCTGGACCGAGGTACGGCCGCTCCCCTCTGGACGGTCATCGCGGGAACCACGGTCGGCGCGACCCTCACAGTCACCGCGGCTCACCTGGCCGGACGCCGCCGCACCCGGCGCCGACAAGCCGACCGCCGTGCCCACGACGAACGCCTCGCCGCCTGGACCGAGGAGGCCGTCCGCGACGCCTGGACCGAGCGCCGCCGCATCGCCTCCGGCCTCGAAACCACGGTATTGGCCCGCACCGCCGACATGGTCACCGAGGCGGAGGCAGGCCGACTCGACGCGACAGCGACCCGTGCCCGCGAGGCCCTGGCCGCGATGCGCACCCTGCTCGACACCGTCCGGGAGGGCGAGACAGGGGCCGAACTACGGCCGCAGCCCACCCTCCAGGCGCTCGACCTGCTCGCCCACCAACTCCGGGCCACCGGCCGGGACATCGAGATACGGCTGACCGACCGCGTACCGGAACGACTGCCCACCGCCGTCGACCTGGCCGCCTACCGCGCCGCCGAGACGGTGCTCGCGGCCGGCGGCGAGGAGCCTGCGATGCTCGAACTCGACGTGAACAACGATACGTTGACGCTCACGGCCACGGGGGTGCCCCGCGCCGCCGACTCCGCCGTACGGGAGCGGCTGACCACGCGGGTCGCGGCGCTCGGCGGCACGGTGACCACCGGCCCGCAGGGGACGGTCCGCCTCCGGCTGCCACTCGCCGTCGCGCAGGACACCCCGGACAGCGAGGAGAGACACCGATGA
- a CDS encoding response regulator transcription factor has product MSLNVLVVDDQGIVRAGFAAVIDAEEDMTVVGEAADGAAAVRLAEELAPDVVVMDVRMPELDGIAATRIITGRENAPRVLVLTTFDLDAYVFDALRAGASGFLLKDVHPSQLLQGIREVAAGESVLAPSATRRLIGHYASGPPAAVPVGSSPELDSLTGSQRGVLTLVAAGLTNTEIAEQLGITVGTVKSHVNALLRKLGLRDRVQATILAYDLGLARPNPPGTHL; this is encoded by the coding sequence ATGAGCCTCAACGTGCTGGTCGTCGACGACCAGGGCATCGTACGGGCGGGGTTCGCCGCCGTGATCGACGCCGAGGAGGACATGACGGTCGTCGGCGAGGCCGCCGACGGCGCCGCCGCGGTGCGGCTGGCCGAAGAGCTGGCTCCCGACGTCGTCGTCATGGACGTACGCATGCCCGAACTGGACGGCATCGCCGCCACCCGCATCATCACCGGACGGGAGAACGCGCCCCGCGTGCTCGTCCTGACCACCTTCGACCTCGACGCGTACGTCTTCGACGCGCTGCGCGCCGGCGCCTCGGGCTTCCTCCTCAAGGACGTACACCCCTCCCAACTACTGCAGGGCATCCGGGAGGTGGCGGCCGGCGAGAGCGTACTCGCCCCGTCCGCGACCCGCCGCCTCATCGGCCACTACGCGTCCGGACCCCCCGCCGCGGTCCCGGTCGGGAGCTCCCCCGAACTGGACAGCCTGACCGGCAGCCAGCGGGGCGTCCTCACGCTGGTCGCCGCCGGACTCACCAACACGGAGATCGCCGAGCAACTCGGCATCACCGTAGGCACCGTGAAGTCCCACGTGAACGCGCTGCTCCGCAAGCTCGGCCTGCGCGACCGCGTACAGGCGACGATCCTCGCGTACGACCTCGGCCTCGCCCGCCCGAACCCGCCCGGCACCCACCTCTGA
- a CDS encoding SCO4225 family membrane protein — protein sequence MTGTETDTDTDTGRSVPRRLRDHVGVVGLVYLGVCAVLLVWALVVTIGDSTDESMAGVIPLLATAPASLVLLVLPDNIVMAIIAVALGAAVNAAIIGWCTRALRRGGRPD from the coding sequence ATGACCGGTACAGAGACCGATACCGATACCGATACCGGCCGGTCCGTCCCCCGCCGACTGCGCGACCACGTCGGCGTCGTCGGCCTCGTGTACCTCGGCGTCTGTGCCGTCCTGCTCGTGTGGGCACTGGTGGTGACCATCGGCGACAGCACGGACGAGTCCATGGCAGGCGTCATCCCGCTCCTTGCCACCGCCCCCGCCAGCCTCGTGCTCCTCGTGTTGCCGGACAACATCGTCATGGCCATCATCGCCGTCGCTCTCGGGGCAGCGGTCAACGCCGCGATCATCGGCTGGTGCACCCGCGCACTGCGTCGCGGCGGCCGCCCGGACTAA
- a CDS encoding nuclease, which produces MPYTRIQGEFRIVGTSPDGDTVRFYPDDPAVWDTIPGPVPIQIRGPGGANLRLEGIDALETHFDPPFVGGGVLHQPKAQAEGAAAELLRLLGFDPVQRTPSGKVKAPTNPAAVRGYVLTRGGDPLGRCIAFTGPGAGPDADADGNVFFTPAMLHETVNHKLLAKGFVYPTFYRSLFPDLRNDMTATVHKAQANGEGLWPLDKTQKPTVVVGPPEVSKDVILPKFYRRLGEYVLLNDGDPGLGGFVEFLRRKADTFTILSTGHTSTGLDLIIEVNDSKVRWTHDIEDIVFDD; this is translated from the coding sequence ATGCCGTACACACGCATCCAAGGCGAATTCCGGATCGTGGGGACGAGCCCCGACGGGGACACGGTCCGGTTCTACCCGGACGACCCGGCGGTGTGGGACACGATCCCCGGCCCGGTTCCCATTCAGATCCGCGGCCCCGGCGGAGCCAATCTGCGTCTGGAGGGCATCGATGCCCTGGAGACGCACTTCGATCCCCCCTTCGTCGGCGGGGGCGTGCTGCACCAGCCCAAGGCGCAGGCCGAAGGGGCGGCCGCCGAACTGCTGCGCCTCCTCGGGTTCGACCCCGTACAGCGCACTCCGAGCGGGAAGGTCAAGGCCCCCACCAACCCCGCCGCCGTCCGCGGATACGTCCTGACCCGCGGCGGTGACCCGCTCGGCCGCTGCATCGCCTTCACCGGGCCCGGAGCAGGGCCCGACGCCGATGCCGACGGCAACGTCTTCTTCACGCCGGCCATGCTGCACGAGACCGTCAACCACAAGCTGCTCGCCAAGGGCTTCGTCTACCCGACCTTCTACCGGTCCCTCTTCCCCGACCTGCGCAACGACATGACCGCGACCGTGCACAAGGCCCAGGCCAACGGCGAGGGTCTGTGGCCGCTCGACAAGACTCAGAAGCCCACGGTAGTCGTGGGCCCTCCGGAGGTCAGCAAGGACGTCATCCTGCCCAAGTTCTACCGGCGGCTCGGCGAGTACGTGCTGCTGAACGACGGAGACCCCGGCCTCGGCGGTTTCGTGGAGTTCCTGCGTCGCAAGGCCGACACGTTCACCATCCTTTCCACCGGGCACACCAGCACCGGCCTCGACCTCATCATCGAGGTCAACGACAGCAAGGTCCGCTGGACCCACGACATCGAGGACATCGTCTTCGACGACTGA
- a CDS encoding tetratricopeptide repeat protein, with protein MHELTTLRVLLTDAGEAAVTQMTRTRAIHGLGGIGKTTLALHYAHTYRRDYTLVWWITAETTEQIVTSLASLAMRLCPQWALTAGGPERAAWAILWLQWHPGWLLVFDNVERPTDLRHYLGTLPDGHHLATSRKGTGWHTIAPTMPLGLLDADTSAELLCTLALGGQHTPTPQQHRQAQELAAELGYLPLALEQAGAYLYETGTGLGDYPALLGRVLDTAPEGIDPQRTIARIWQHTLTAIHTRNPLAVTVLHTLAWLAPDDIPRHLLTPLAPDPVDLREALGVLHAYNMISFSADRQSVSVHRLVQTVLRSPTTEADTYPPGRQEAEHLARQALLHQDTDDTPWERLLPHLLALVATTPPHCPPSIQTADTYETAARYLYRQGRDAHTIALRTATLTQREQILGDTHPRTLTSRNNLAAAYRAAGNLARAIPLYETTLTQHEQVLGDTHPATLTSRNNLAYAYWAAGGLGRAIPLFETTLAQCEQVLGDTHPHTLRGRNNLASAYESAGDLGRAIPLYETTLTQREQVLGDTHPATLTSRNNLAYAYWAAGGLGRAIPLFETTLAQYEQVLGDTHPDTLRGRNNLAGAYESAGDLGRAIPLYETTLAQCEQVLGDTHPDTLRGRNNLAGAYESAGDLGRAIPLYETTLTQHEQVLGDTHPDTLTSRNNLASAYESAGDLGRAIPLYETTLTQYEQVLGDTHPDTLTSRNNLAHAYASAGDLGRAIPLYETTLAQYEQVLGDTHPKTLTSRNNLAGAYQTARDLERAIPLFETTLAQREQILGNSHPDTLISRNNLAGARKAAAVVQQPDTTTPAAAPDHQLPSDIPEQPV; from the coding sequence ATGCACGAACTCACCACACTGCGCGTGCTCCTGACCGATGCGGGGGAAGCCGCCGTCACCCAGATGACGCGGACGCGGGCGATCCACGGACTGGGCGGGATCGGCAAGACGACTCTCGCTCTGCACTACGCCCACACCTACCGCCGCGACTACACCCTGGTGTGGTGGATCACCGCCGAGACCACCGAGCAGATCGTCACCAGCCTGGCGAGCCTGGCCATGCGGCTGTGTCCGCAATGGGCCCTCACCGCAGGCGGGCCGGAACGCGCGGCGTGGGCGATCCTGTGGCTGCAGTGGCATCCCGGCTGGCTGCTCGTCTTCGACAACGTCGAACGCCCCACCGACCTGCGCCACTACCTCGGCACCCTCCCGGACGGGCACCACCTGGCCACCAGTCGCAAAGGCACCGGCTGGCACACCATCGCCCCCACCATGCCCCTGGGCCTGCTCGACGCCGACACCTCAGCCGAGCTCCTGTGCACCCTCGCCCTCGGCGGGCAGCACACCCCCACACCGCAACAACACCGGCAGGCGCAGGAACTCGCTGCCGAACTCGGCTACCTCCCCCTGGCGTTGGAACAAGCCGGCGCCTACCTGTACGAGACCGGTACCGGCCTGGGGGACTACCCCGCCCTGCTCGGCCGTGTCCTGGACACCGCCCCGGAAGGCATCGACCCGCAACGCACGATCGCCCGCATCTGGCAGCACACCCTGACCGCCATCCACACCCGAAACCCACTGGCCGTCACTGTGCTGCACACGCTCGCCTGGCTGGCTCCGGACGACATCCCCCGCCACCTCCTCACCCCGCTGGCCCCTGACCCGGTCGATCTGCGCGAGGCGCTGGGCGTACTCCATGCCTACAACATGATCTCGTTCTCCGCCGACCGGCAGAGCGTCAGCGTCCACCGCCTGGTGCAAACCGTCCTACGCAGCCCTACCACTGAGGCCGACACCTACCCTCCAGGCCGACAAGAAGCAGAGCACCTGGCCCGGCAGGCCCTCCTCCACCAGGACACCGACGACACGCCATGGGAACGTCTCCTACCGCACCTGTTGGCCCTCGTCGCCACAACGCCGCCACACTGCCCGCCATCAATTCAGACCGCTGACACGTACGAGACGGCGGCGCGGTACCTGTATCGGCAGGGACGAGACGCCCACACCATCGCCTTGCGTACAGCCACCCTCACCCAGCGCGAGCAGATCCTCGGCGACACCCACCCCAGAACCCTGACCAGCCGCAACAACCTCGCCGCCGCCTACCGGGCGGCCGGAAACTTGGCACGCGCCATCCCCCTGTACGAGACCACCCTCACCCAGCACGAGCAGGTCCTGGGCGACACCCACCCCGCCACCCTGACCAGCCGCAACAACCTCGCCTACGCCTACTGGGCGGCGGGAGGTCTGGGGCGGGCCATCCCGCTGTTTGAGACCACCCTCGCCCAGTGCGAGCAGGTCCTGGGCGACACCCATCCGCACACCCTGAGAGGCCGCAACAACCTCGCCTCCGCCTACGAGTCGGCGGGGGATCTGGGGCGGGCCATCCCGCTGTACGAGACCACCCTCACCCAGCGCGAGCAGGTCCTGGGCGACACCCACCCCGCCACCCTGACCAGCCGCAACAACCTCGCCTACGCCTACTGGGCGGCGGGAGGTCTGGGGCGGGCCATCCCGCTGTTTGAGACCACCCTCGCCCAGTACGAGCAGGTCCTGGGCGACACTCACCCGGACACCCTGAGAGGCCGCAACAACCTCGCCGGCGCCTACGAGTCGGCGGGAGACCTGGGGCGGGCCATCCCGCTGTACGAGACCACCCTCGCCCAGTGCGAGCAGGTCCTGGGTGACACCCACCCGGACACCCTGAGAGGCCGCAACAACCTCGCCGGCGCCTACGAGTCGGCGGGGGATCTGGGGCGGGCCATCCCGCTGTACGAGACCACCCTCACCCAGCACGAGCAGGTCCTGGGCGACACCCACCCGGACACCCTGACCAGCCGCAACAACCTCGCCAGCGCCTACGAGTCGGCAGGGGATCTGGGCCGGGCCATCCCGCTGTACGAGACCACGCTCACCCAGTACGAGCAGGTCCTGGGCGACACCCACCCGGACACCCTGACCAGCCGCAACAACCTCGCCCACGCCTACGCGTCGGCAGGGGATCTGGGCCGGGCCATCCCGCTGTACGAGACCACCCTCGCCCAGTACGAGCAGGTCCTGGGCGACACCCACCCGAAGACCCTGACCAGCCGCAACAACCTCGCCGGCGCCTATCAGACGGCGAGAGACCTGGAGCGGGCCATCCCGCTGTTTGAGACCACCCTCGCCCAGCGCGAGCAGATCCTGGGCAACAGCCACCCCGACACCTTGATCAGCCGCAACAACCTCGCTGGCGCCCGCAAAGCTGCGGCAGTTGTACAGCAGCCAGATACAACAACCCCAGCGGCCGCCCCCGACCATCAACTCCCCTCAGACATTCCAGAGCAACCGGTATGA